Proteins from one Coleofasciculus chthonoplastes PCC 7420 genomic window:
- a CDS encoding tetratricopeptide repeat protein: MFKLLAKLWRWLKRWFIRQPPTPPPPPTQPSDLDYENVVLALLAEVAQGKTWGQLQAFLISRNVHQQRLAEWLQEFGQRWLAQPEVHQELARRLRRLGERATGELARVARELAEGLLVVPEPDNSVITESAIAGGNEQGASLSEVEKLNQLLAGLKGSGYNQESVPVSNSSTVSGAEFWFNQGVTLYELGRYEEALAKFDQAISLQPDYYHPWDNRGGVLIKLGRHKEALASFDRAISLQPDYYQAWRGRGVVLGMLGRHKEALANLDQAISLQPDFYKTWDNRGAALGELGRYEEALANFDQAISLQPDDSSAWNNRGVVLFKLGRNEEALASFDQVISLQPDDYHAWFKLGVALGELGRNEEALASFDQVISLQPDYYPAWDNRGAALFKLGRYEEALANFDQVISLQPDYYPAWDNRGAALFKLGRYEEALANFDQVISLQPDYYPAWDNRGAALFKLGRNEEALASFDQVISLQPDDYHAWFKRGVALGELGRNEEALASFDQVISLQPDYYPAWDNRGVVLFELGRNEEALANFDQAISLQPDYSSAWNNRGAALFKLGRHEEALTNFDQAISLQPDDYHAWFKRGVALFKLGRHEEALTNFDQVISLQPDDYHAWFKRGVALFKLGRHEEALTNFDQVISLQPDDSSAWDNRGVVLGELGRHEEALANFDQAISLQPDYYQTWDNRGAALFKLGRYEEALANFDQVISLQPDYYQAWDNRGVVLGELGRHKEALANFDQVISLQPDDSSAWFNRGVLLGELGRYEEALTSYDQVISLQPDDSSAWFNRGVLLGELGRHKEALTSYDQVISLQPDYYPAWDNRGVVLGELGRHKEALANFDQVISLQPDDYHAWFKRGVALGELGRYEEALANFDQAISLQPDFYPAWDNRGVALGELGRHEEALANFDQAISLQPDYYPAWDNRGVMLIKLGRYEEALANFDQAISLQPDFYQAWRGKGVALSELGRYEEALANFDQAISLQPDYYQTWDNRGLVLIKLGRYEEALANLDQAISLQPDYYQAWFNRSAMLSNLGRYREALTSDDQVISLQPDDYQAWHNRGAALGELGRYEEALANFDQAISLRPDDYQDWLNRGIALGELGRHEEALASCDQAISLQPDYYQAWSNRGVAAMESFGYEYFWQQNFTDCFRLERNKAPDILIPTLKATNREHYLALFQASLNSSIALLKETFTDFPKVTNQLEQPPSPQLSQIIQQPPSKTLIDLIQQPLSEDVITKIAQDSINHPSLTNPQLNLRGYEGAIASFQTPLDNVIRRDTHPEGWGVLHHQTGRAHYFQGRKTINPYSFWRKAETSYKTALQTLKPPEFEELHFKVLQDLIRVLLNLGEIEEARELQRRGADLLQRLLADPKRTTPQKQKLALKSALFNQLTVDLAMQSGDIAGALTLAETGKNTCLRWFLGYEEVPELDYRQIQRLLTPTTAAIYWHLSPSALTTFVIVPDALQVVLTQRNAEGNAEVRRGFIDRYE; this comes from the coding sequence AATCGGCTATAGCGGGGGGGAATGAGCAAGGGGCGAGTTTGAGTGAGGTTGAGAAGTTGAATCAGCTATTGGCTGGTTTAAAGGGTTCTGGATATAATCAAGAGTCGGTTCCTGTCAGTAATTCTTCCACAGTTTCAGGTGCAGAGTTTTGGTTTAACCAGGGCGTCACCTTGTATGAGTTAGGAAGATATGAAGAAGCATTGGCAAAATTTGACCAGGCAATCTCTCTCCAACCTGATTACTACCACCCCTGGGATAACCGGGGTGGTGTGCTTATTAAGTTAGGACGACATAAAGAAGCACTAGCAAGTTTTGACCGGGCAATCTCTCTCCAACCTGATTACTACCAAGCTTGGCGCGGAAGAGGCGTTGTGCTGGGGATGTTAGGACGACACAAAGAAGCCCTGGCAAATTTAGACCAGGCAATCTCTCTCCAACCTGATTTCTACAAAACCTGGGACAATCGGGGCGCTGCGCTTGGTGAGTTAGGACGATACGAAGAGGCACTGGCAAATTTTGACCAGGCAATCTCTCTCCAACCTGATGACTCTTCAGCCTGGAACAACCGGGGCGTCGTGCTTTTTAAGTTAGGACGAAATGAAGAAGCACTAGCAAGTTTTGACCAGGTAATCTCTCTCCAACCTGACGACTACCACGCCTGGTTTAAACTGGGTGTTGCGCTTGGTGAGTTAGGACGAAATGAAGAAGCACTAGCAAGTTTTGACCAGGTAATCTCTCTCCAACCTGATTACTACCCAGCTTGGGACAATCGGGGCGCTGCGCTTTTTAAGTTAGGACGATACGAAGAGGCACTGGCAAATTTTGACCAGGTAATCTCTCTCCAACCTGATTACTACCCAGCTTGGGACAATCGGGGCGCTGCGCTTTTTAAGTTAGGACGATACGAAGAGGCACTGGCAAATTTTGACCAGGTAATCTCTCTCCAACCTGATTACTACCCAGCTTGGGACAATCGGGGCGCTGCGCTTTTTAAGTTAGGACGAAATGAAGAAGCACTAGCAAGTTTTGACCAGGTAATCTCTCTCCAACCTGACGACTACCACGCCTGGTTTAAACGGGGTGTTGCGCTTGGTGAGTTAGGACGAAATGAAGAAGCACTAGCAAGTTTTGACCAGGTAATCTCTCTCCAACCTGATTACTACCCAGCTTGGGACAATCGGGGCGTCGTGCTTTTTGAGTTAGGACGGAATGAAGAAGCCCTGGCAAATTTTGACCAGGCAATCTCTCTCCAACCTGATTACTCTTCAGCCTGGAACAACCGGGGCGCTGCGCTTTTTAAGTTAGGACGACATGAAGAAGCACTGACAAATTTTGACCAGGCAATCTCTCTCCAACCTGATGACTACCACGCCTGGTTTAAACGGGGTGTTGCGCTTTTTAAGTTAGGACGACATGAAGAAGCACTGACAAATTTTGACCAGGTAATCTCTCTCCAACCTGATGACTACCACGCCTGGTTTAAACGGGGTGTTGCGCTTTTTAAGTTAGGACGACATGAAGAAGCACTGACAAATTTTGACCAGGTAATCTCTCTCCAACCTGATGACTCTTCAGCCTGGGACAACCGGGGCGTTGTGCTTGGTGAGTTAGGACGACATGAAGAAGCACTGGCAAATTTTGATCAGGCAATCTCTCTCCAACCTGATTACTACCAAACGTGGGACAACCGGGGCGCTGCGCTTTTTAAGTTAGGACGATACGAAGAGGCACTGGCAAATTTTGACCAGGTAATCTCTCTCCAACCTGATTACTACCAAGCCTGGGACAACCGGGGCGTTGTGCTTGGTGAGTTAGGACGACACAAAGAAGCACTGGCAAATTTTGACCAGGTAATCTCTCTCCAACCTGATGACTCTTCAGCCTGGTTTAACCGGGGCGTTTTGCTTGGTGAGTTAGGACGATATGAAGAAGCACTGACAAGTTATGACCAGGTAATCTCTCTCCAACCTGATGACTCTTCAGCCTGGTTTAACCGGGGCGTTTTGCTTGGTGAGTTAGGACGACACAAAGAAGCACTGACAAGTTATGACCAGGTAATCTCTCTCCAACCTGATTACTACCCAGCCTGGGACAACCGGGGCGTTGTGCTTGGTGAGTTAGGACGACACAAAGAAGCACTGGCAAATTTTGACCAGGTAATCTCTCTCCAACCTGACGACTACCACGCCTGGTTTAAACGGGGTGTTGCGCTTGGTGAGTTAGGAAGATATGAAGAAGCACTGGCAAATTTTGACCAGGCAATCTCTCTTCAACCTGATTTCTACCCAGCCTGGGACAACCGGGGCGTTGCGCTTGGTGAGTTAGGACGACATGAAGAAGCACTGGCAAATTTTGACCAGGCAATCTCTCTTCAACCTGATTACTACCCAGCCTGGGACAACCGGGGCGTTATGCTTATTAAGTTAGGAAGATATGAAGAAGCACTGGCAAATTTTGACCAGGCAATCTCTCTCCAACCTGATTTCTACCAAGCTTGGCGCGGAAAAGGCGTTGCGCTTAGTGAGTTAGGAAGATATGAAGAAGCACTAGCAAATTTTGACCAGGCAATCTCTCTCCAACCTGATTACTACCAAACGTGGGACAACCGGGGTCTTGTTCTTATTAAGTTAGGAAGATATGAAGAAGCACTGGCAAATTTGGACCAGGCAATCTCTCTCCAACCTGATTACTACCAAGCCTGGTTTAACCGGAGTGCTATGCTTAGTAACTTAGGAAGATACAGAGAAGCACTGACAAGTGATGACCAGGTCATCTCTCTCCAACCTGATGACTACCAAGCCTGGCATAACCGGGGCGCTGCGCTTGGTGAGTTAGGACGATATGAAGAAGCACTGGCAAATTTTGACCAGGCAATCTCTCTCCGACCTGATGACTACCAAGACTGGTTAAACCGGGGCATTGCGCTTGGTGAGTTAGGACGACATGAAGAAGCACTGGCAAGTTGTGACCAGGCAATTTCTCTCCAGCCTGATTACTACCAAGCGTGGAGCAATCGGGGGGTTGCAGCAATGGAATCATTTGGTTATGAATATTTTTGGCAACAAAACTTTACTGACTGCTTTCGCTTAGAACGTAATAAAGCCCCTGATATCTTAATTCCTACACTAAAAGCCACGAATCGAGAACACTATCTTGCCCTATTTCAAGCCTCTCTCAACTCCAGCATTGCCTTACTCAAAGAAACTTTTACTGATTTCCCCAAGGTTACTAACCAACTTGAACAACCCCCTTCACCCCAACTCAGCCAGATAATCCAGCAACCGCCCTCCAAAACATTAATTGACCTCATCCAACAACCCCTCTCTGAGGACGTTATCACCAAGATTGCTCAAGATTCTATCAATCACCCTTCCCTGACTAATCCTCAACTAAATTTACGCGGTTACGAGGGAGCAATTGCTAGCTTTCAAACCCCACTCGATAACGTCATTCGTCGCGATACTCATCCTGAAGGCTGGGGAGTTTTACATCACCAAACTGGCAGGGCGCATTATTTCCAAGGTCGAAAAACTATTAACCCGTATTCCTTCTGGCGCAAGGCAGAAACTAGCTACAAAACCGCCCTACAAACCCTAAAGCCACCTGAATTTGAAGAATTACATTTCAAAGTTCTGCAAGATTTGATTCGGGTATTACTAAACTTAGGAGAAATTGAGGAAGCGCGAGAATTGCAGCGTCGGGGTGCTGACCTATTACAGCGCCTATTAGCTGACCCCAAACGAACTACGCCGCAAAAACAAAAACTGGCGCTCAAATCTGCCCTATTTAATCAATTAACCGTCGATTTAGCGATGCAGTCAGGAGATATTGCTGGTGCTTTAACCCTCGCCGAAACCGGAAAAAATACCTGTTTGCGTTGGTTCTTAGGATATGAGGAGGTTCCGGAACTGGATTACCGCCAGATTCAACGTCTTTTAACTCCAACGACGGCGGCGATTTATTGGCATTTGAGTCCGAGTGCGTTAACGACGTTTGTGATAGTACCTGATGCGTTGCAGGTTGTTTTAACGCAGAGGAACGCAGAGGGAAACGCAGAGGTTCGCAGAGGGTTTATAGATAGATATGAATGA
- a CDS encoding CHAT domain-containing protein — protein sequence MNDQRSASLQHVLAWEKWLTEWNQCYQAYRSSKEKANGTDKKQHPWRRQMVESFQELRAILNISGIIEYLQNQPIENLILIPHRDLHRFPLHYFFPNYTCTYLPSAYSKLRLILEDEENRDDGEEFPINDTPDNCPPLHSLLLVENPKSRPFIQGKATPLSDLPFAEIEAALIRQPFSQVTLIANPNATRESLCQSLQTPHHIFHFTGHGAYNSVNPAQSCLFLHDTDQLTLTDIIHLDLRDYYLACLCACETAMTGDETITDEYVGLVSAFLKAGVTYVISPLWTVESAASALLIVKFYQHIEAGQSPPMALKSAQIWLKTANCEQLIEWLDQVIPQLAQYKSLQLVLQDQRDLLDRMENDNPPYSHPYYWAAFTISGV from the coding sequence ATGAATGACCAGCGTTCTGCCTCGTTACAGCACGTTCTGGCTTGGGAAAAATGGTTAACCGAATGGAATCAATGTTATCAGGCGTATCGGAGTTCAAAGGAGAAAGCCAACGGAACCGATAAAAAACAACATCCTTGGCGTCGTCAAATGGTGGAGAGTTTCCAGGAACTCAGGGCGATTCTGAATATCTCTGGTATTATTGAATACCTACAAAATCAGCCGATTGAAAATCTTATCCTGATTCCCCACCGCGACTTGCACCGTTTCCCCCTGCACTATTTTTTCCCGAACTATACCTGTACCTATCTCCCCAGCGCTTATTCTAAATTACGGTTAATTCTGGAGGATGAGGAAAATAGGGACGATGGCGAAGAATTCCCGATTAATGACACTCCGGATAATTGTCCCCCACTCCATTCTTTATTACTGGTAGAAAATCCCAAAAGTAGACCATTCATTCAGGGAAAAGCCACACCCTTATCCGACTTACCCTTTGCTGAAATTGAAGCAGCATTAATTCGTCAGCCATTTTCCCAGGTTACGCTAATCGCCAACCCAAACGCGACTCGTGAATCCCTCTGCCAATCTCTACAAACTCCCCATCATATCTTCCACTTTACCGGACATGGAGCCTATAATTCCGTCAATCCGGCTCAATCCTGTCTATTCCTCCACGATACTGACCAATTAACATTAACCGATATTATCCATCTGGATTTGAGAGATTACTATCTGGCTTGTCTTTGTGCTTGTGAAACCGCGATGACTGGCGACGAAACCATTACCGATGAATATGTAGGATTAGTCAGCGCCTTTCTGAAAGCTGGGGTAACTTATGTGATCAGTCCCCTGTGGACAGTAGAATCAGCGGCTAGCGCTTTATTAATTGTCAAATTTTACCAGCACATTGAGGCGGGACAATCGCCCCCAATGGCACTAAAATCGGCTCAAATTTGGCTAAAAACAGCGAATTGTGAGCAACTCATTGAGTGGTTAGATCAAGTAATTCCTCAACTTGCCCAATATAAATCGCTTCAGCTTGTTCTGCAAGACCAGCGCGATTTACTAGATAGAATGGAAAATGATAATCCCCCTTATTCTCATCCGTATTACTGGGCGGCGTTTACGATATCTGGTGTTTAA
- the glgP gene encoding alpha-glucan family phosphorylase, which produces MQPIRTFNVSPALPEALEPLRKLAYNLHWDWNVETKDLFRRLDRKLWESTRHNPVLTLGMISQARLEEVAEDDGFLAQMERASRQLDDYLKERTWYRKHRGNSEEKECYAYFCAEYGLVDCLPIYSGGLGVLAGDHLKSASDLGLPLVAVGLLYQEGYCAQYLNADGWQQERYPINDFYNMPLHLERNADGSEVRVAVEYPGRTVYARVWRVQVGTVSLYLLDTNIEPNNPYDQDITDRLYGGDLDMRIHQEMMLGIGGIRALKALGYKVNVYHLNEGHSAFLILERIRRYMEEEGLSFAEAKQLAQSTQLFTTHTPVSAGFDLFPPDKAMYYVGHYANIFGLSREEFLGLGREDTGNLASPFSMAALAIKTSSFINGVSRLHGDVSRKMFHGLWSDLPLDEVPITSITNGVHARSVVAKANQELYDRYLGPNWSSRKAEDPLWDRVASIPDEELWRNHQACRSQMVMSVRERLQYHLRDRGATSAEIDRAHEVLDPSILTIGFARRFATYKRANLFMRDLDRIKKIIQGNKERKVQFVISGKAHPKDMPGKDLIRDIIHTIREAGLENSVVFVPNYDIHIARLMVSGCDIWLNTPRRPREASGTSGMKGSMNGLMNVSILDGWWDEADYVRTGWPIGHGEEYDNPEYEDEIEANALYELMEKEIVPLFYNRDNEGLPRGWIAKMKDAIRLNCPTFNTARMLRDYAMRGYFPASERYKAMTSENYQPVKALAQWKQHLFEQWYNIKIEDIDIAAAKDLMVNQTVAVKSRINLAGLTADDLQIELYQGSVNADGQIVNGVPVVMDYQGTDEHNISIYTADICYGASGLQGLSLRVFPKHKHLSSLYEPGLVLWAS; this is translated from the coding sequence ATGCAGCCTATTCGCACTTTTAACGTTTCTCCCGCTTTGCCAGAAGCCCTGGAACCCTTACGTAAGCTGGCATATAACCTGCATTGGGACTGGAATGTGGAAACAAAAGACTTGTTCCGGCGCCTAGACCGTAAACTCTGGGAATCGACTCGCCATAATCCCGTTTTGACGTTGGGGATGATTAGCCAAGCCCGTCTGGAAGAAGTGGCTGAAGATGATGGGTTTCTGGCACAAATGGAACGGGCATCTCGACAGTTAGACGACTACCTCAAGGAACGGACATGGTATCGTAAACATCGTGGCAACAGCGAGGAAAAAGAATGCTATGCCTACTTCTGTGCCGAGTATGGGTTAGTCGATTGCCTGCCCATATATTCCGGTGGTTTGGGTGTTCTGGCTGGCGATCATCTCAAATCTGCCTCTGACCTTGGTTTGCCTTTAGTGGCAGTCGGTTTACTTTATCAAGAAGGATACTGCGCCCAATACCTGAATGCAGATGGTTGGCAACAAGAGCGCTATCCGATTAATGACTTTTACAATATGCCGCTGCACTTAGAGCGGAATGCTGATGGTTCAGAAGTGCGGGTTGCCGTCGAATATCCAGGTCGTACTGTTTATGCCCGCGTCTGGCGCGTGCAAGTGGGAACGGTTTCCTTGTATCTGCTTGATACCAACATCGAACCCAATAATCCCTACGACCAAGATATCACCGATAGACTTTATGGGGGTGATCTGGATATGCGGATTCACCAAGAGATGATGTTAGGGATTGGTGGAATTAGAGCCTTAAAAGCCTTGGGATACAAGGTCAACGTTTATCACCTCAACGAAGGTCACTCCGCGTTTTTAATTCTGGAACGCATCCGTCGATATATGGAGGAAGAAGGGTTAAGCTTTGCCGAAGCCAAACAATTGGCTCAGTCTACCCAACTATTCACCACCCATACGCCTGTCTCAGCGGGATTTGACCTATTTCCTCCCGATAAGGCAATGTACTATGTGGGTCATTATGCGAATATCTTTGGCTTGTCGCGGGAAGAATTTCTGGGGTTGGGACGAGAAGATACGGGGAATTTGGCATCTCCTTTCAGCATGGCAGCGTTAGCCATTAAAACCTCTAGTTTTATTAATGGCGTCAGCCGATTGCATGGGGACGTGTCGCGGAAGATGTTCCATGGACTGTGGTCTGATCTGCCTCTCGATGAAGTCCCGATTACCTCAATTACCAATGGAGTTCATGCTCGTAGTGTGGTGGCAAAAGCCAACCAGGAACTCTATGACCGCTATTTGGGTCCGAACTGGTCAAGCCGCAAAGCAGAAGATCCCCTGTGGGATCGGGTGGCTTCGATTCCGGATGAGGAGTTGTGGCGCAATCACCAAGCTTGTCGGTCTCAAATGGTTATGTCTGTACGGGAACGCTTACAATACCATTTACGCGATCGCGGCGCTACCTCTGCTGAAATTGATCGGGCGCATGAGGTTCTAGATCCCAGCATTTTGACCATCGGTTTTGCCCGTCGGTTTGCCACATATAAGCGGGCAAACTTATTCATGCGGGATCTGGATCGGATCAAGAAAATTATCCAAGGCAATAAAGAACGAAAAGTTCAGTTTGTCATTTCCGGTAAAGCTCACCCCAAAGACATGCCTGGAAAAGATTTAATCCGCGACATTATCCATACAATTCGGGAAGCCGGATTGGAGAATTCTGTCGTCTTTGTTCCCAACTATGACATTCACATCGCCCGATTGATGGTATCGGGGTGTGATATCTGGTTAAATACTCCCCGTCGCCCCCGTGAAGCATCCGGAACCTCTGGAATGAAGGGGTCTATGAATGGTCTGATGAATGTCAGTATCCTTGATGGATGGTGGGACGAAGCCGATTACGTGCGAACCGGGTGGCCCATCGGTCATGGGGAAGAATACGATAATCCTGAGTACGAAGACGAGATAGAAGCCAATGCCCTTTATGAGCTAATGGAAAAGGAAATTGTCCCCCTATTCTACAATCGCGATAATGAAGGATTACCGCGTGGGTGGATTGCCAAGATGAAAGATGCAATCCGGCTTAATTGTCCTACCTTTAATACCGCTCGTATGCTGCGAGATTATGCGATGCGGGGTTATTTCCCAGCTAGCGAACGCTACAAGGCGATGACGAGCGAGAACTACCAACCCGTGAAAGCCCTTGCTCAGTGGAAACAACACTTATTTGAACAGTGGTACAACATTAAAATTGAAGACATTGACATTGCGGCTGCCAAGGATCTGATGGTCAATCAAACGGTTGCGGTGAAAAGCCGGATCAACCTCGCTGGACTAACGGCTGATGATTTACAGATAGAACTCTACCAAGGTTCAGTCAATGCCGACGGGCAAATTGTTAATGGCGTACCCGTGGTGATGGATTACCAAGGAACTGACGAACACAATATCAGCATCTACACGGCAGATATCTGTTATGGTGCCAGTGGCTTACAAGGTTTGTCTCTCCGGGTATTTCCCAAACACAAACACCTTTCTAGTCTCTATGAACCTGGTTTAGTTCTCTGGGCTTCTTAG
- a CDS encoding photosystem II reaction center protein I: MLTLKIVVYIVVSIFVALFVFGFLSNDPARNPKRRDLE, from the coding sequence ATGCTGACACTCAAGATTGTGGTCTATATCGTTGTTAGTATTTTCGTTGCCTTATTCGTGTTTGGCTTCCTGTCAAACGATCCGGCTCGTAACCCCAAGCGACGGGATTTGGAGTAA
- a CDS encoding DUF3769 domain-containing protein: MPQPVQPPETPAIIQSLTTEDAVAPLSSSHLSSVPTRLPQQTPKGLATPTPPETLPPEFSSDITSSQATLLGQSISARYAARENHGTEVSKSRDGKTSSAGHDLPSNRTGDSRDRTPQSLISSPVESSQLSGNNAEAPSQRLQGNEVKGHEDFLDAQDKIPAHRSINTANPPQQKLVTTCEPAGEQRRNVETCHGTSGSKLAEEMGTAADLQPCCTSQSEKVQADPISTTLNPSLTIGQQPRTNDQRKAEESDKAEGGRQRAERIDSDAFSTNLTSETTNASSVRSSAVTLELSNVERIMTQERGGEIREFEFTSPPSDPLVLPNPAIVPAPDLHQRQPRSQTSQPTPDASASEDTEPAAPGPITGVLEVTADQQEYDQQRQVITAQGDVLLRFRGALLEADRVQVNLPNRILVAEDNVVLTRGNQVLRGQRFEYSFVQDSGVIFDASGELYVPTSGTDLTILPSPADPNAPQEQRPISDRVLSNQPLQDITNPGFYSFFIGGSFGTTTTGNFSNVVSGAPQAVGTINRFRYEADRIDFEGSEAIAQNVRITNDPFSPPELELRAETARFRRISPLVDEIVATRPRLVFDQGLSVPTFRNRVVIDRREREPGLLQFGFDDDDRGGLFIERSFNIVNTPGVLFKVTPQYFLQRAVLGERNPNTPDKDDDGLLDPSSFGLKAQLDATFTPQTTLRASATFTSLDPDDFEEELRASVRLQQVIGTDLPHNLNLEYSFRDRLFNGSLGFQTVQQSLGAVITSPVIRLGDTGINLTYQAGIQAINARTDRQDLLPPPPRDNNRIDLTRYQASATLSRSFTLWRGEALPLTPTEGLRYTPRPVVPFLAVRGVVTGVASAYSSGDTQESLSGTVGLVGQLGHFSRPYLDYTRFNLSYTQVARGNLSPFRFDRVADRVVLSAGISQQIYGPFLAGFQTSFNLDTGEEISTDLFLEYSRRTYSLLLRYNPVQELGSISLRINDFNWAGNPGLFDGSAIRPVVQGVTR, encoded by the coding sequence ATGCCCCAACCCGTTCAGCCGCCTGAAACTCCTGCCATTATTCAATCGTTAACGACTGAGGACGCTGTTGCTCCCCTTTCGTCCTCACATCTGAGTTCAGTACCGACTCGCCTTCCCCAGCAAACGCCAAAGGGACTGGCGACACCAACCCCACCCGAAACGTTACCGCCAGAGTTTTCATCAGACATAACATCTTCACAGGCTACTCTGCTAGGACAGTCGATTTCTGCCCGTTATGCGGCCCGAGAAAACCACGGAACCGAGGTGTCAAAGAGCAGAGATGGCAAGACGAGTTCAGCGGGTCATGATTTGCCGTCAAACCGCACCGGAGACTCCCGCGATCGCACGCCGCAATCCTTGATATCCAGTCCTGTGGAATCCTCACAGTTAAGTGGAAACAATGCAGAGGCTCCCAGTCAAAGGCTTCAAGGAAATGAGGTAAAAGGACATGAGGACTTTTTAGACGCACAGGATAAGATACCTGCTCACCGCTCAATAAATACGGCTAATCCACCTCAACAAAAGTTGGTCACCACCTGCGAACCAGCAGGCGAGCAGAGGAGGAATGTAGAGACGTGCCATGGCACGTCTGGGAGCAAGCTAGCAGAAGAGATGGGAACGGCGGCAGATTTGCAGCCCTGTTGCACAAGTCAATCGGAAAAAGTCCAGGCTGACCCGATCTCAACTACGCTAAATCCGTCATTGACTATAGGTCAACAACCAAGGACTAATGACCAAAGAAAAGCCGAAGAGAGTGATAAGGCAGAAGGCGGAAGGCAGAGGGCAGAAAGGATTGATTCTGATGCTTTCAGCACGAACTTAACCTCTGAGACAACAAATGCGAGTTCGGTGCGTTCTTCCGCCGTAACCCTGGAACTCTCAAACGTTGAACGTATCATGACTCAAGAGCGGGGAGGTGAGATCAGAGAGTTTGAATTTACATCTCCCCCATCCGATCCCCTAGTATTACCTAACCCAGCGATAGTCCCTGCACCGGATCTTCATCAGCGACAGCCGCGATCGCAAACCTCCCAGCCAACCCCTGATGCTTCCGCCTCAGAAGACACTGAACCTGCGGCTCCCGGTCCGATCACAGGGGTGCTGGAAGTAACCGCCGATCAACAGGAATATGATCAACAACGACAGGTGATTACCGCCCAAGGGGATGTCCTGTTGCGGTTTCGCGGCGCTTTGCTGGAAGCGGATCGCGTCCAAGTTAACCTACCGAATCGGATTTTGGTGGCTGAGGATAATGTGGTGTTGACGCGAGGAAATCAGGTTTTACGAGGTCAACGCTTTGAGTATTCCTTTGTCCAGGATAGCGGTGTGATTTTTGATGCCAGTGGAGAATTATATGTGCCGACATCAGGTACTGATTTAACCATCTTGCCCTCTCCGGCTGATCCCAATGCGCCCCAAGAACAACGACCAATTAGCGATCGCGTTCTCAGCAATCAACCCCTGCAAGACATAACCAATCCCGGCTTTTACTCCTTCTTTATCGGCGGCAGCTTTGGCACCACAACAACCGGAAATTTCTCGAATGTCGTTTCCGGTGCGCCACAGGCTGTAGGAACAATCAACCGATTCCGCTATGAAGCCGATCGCATTGACTTTGAAGGTTCAGAAGCGATCGCTCAAAATGTGCGGATCACCAATGACCCCTTTTCCCCACCTGAACTAGAATTACGAGCAGAAACGGCTCGATTTCGCCGGATTTCGCCCTTAGTGGATGAAATCGTTGCCACTCGTCCCCGGTTGGTATTTGACCAAGGGTTATCCGTACCCACATTTCGCAATCGGGTGGTAATTGATCGTCGGGAACGGGAACCGGGTTTACTTCAGTTTGGCTTCGATGATGATGATCGCGGCGGTTTATTTATCGAGCGATCGTTTAATATTGTCAATACTCCAGGGGTACTATTTAAAGTCACCCCCCAATACTTTCTCCAGAGAGCCGTCCTTGGTGAAAGAAACCCCAATACCCCAGACAAAGATGATGATGGTCTTTTAGACCCCTCCTCCTTTGGTCTCAAAGCCCAACTAGATGCCACCTTTACCCCCCAAACCACCCTACGGGCTTCAGCCACCTTCACCAGCCTTGATCCGGATGATTTTGAGGAAGAACTCAGAGCCAGTGTACGACTCCAACAGGTTATCGGTACCGATTTACCGCATAACTTGAATCTGGAATATAGCTTTCGCGATCGCCTGTTTAACGGTTCCTTGGGCTTTCAAACTGTGCAGCAGAGTCTGGGAGCGGTAATCACATCCCCAGTAATTCGCTTAGGGGACACGGGTATCAATCTCACCTATCAAGCAGGGATTCAGGCAATTAACGCTAGGACAGACCGACAAGACTTGCTACCCCCTCCTCCACGAGATAATAATCGTATTGATCTAACGCGCTATCAAGCCAGTGCTACGTTAAGCCGAAGTTTCACACTCTGGCGAGGTGAGGCTTTGCCCTTAACCCCCACCGAAGGGTTACGATATACACCAAGACCTGTGGTTCCTTTTTTGGCAGTGCGGGGAGTAGTCACCGGGGTTGCTAGCGCCTATAGTAGTGGCGATACCCAGGAATCTCTCAGTGGTACAGTTGGGCTTGTGGGTCAGCTTGGGCATTTTTCCCGACCCTATCTCGACTACACTCGATTTAACCTCAGCTACACTCAGGTTGCACGCGGGAACTTATCCCCATTTCGGTTTGACCGAGTGGCTGATCGAGTTGTGCTTTCTGCTGGCATTAGCCAACAAATCTACGGTCCGTTTCTGGCTGGTTTTCAGACCTCTTTCAATTTGGACACGGGTGAGGAAATCAGTACAGATTTATTCTTGGAGTACAGCCGTCGCACCTACAGCCTTCTCCTACGCTACAATCCAGTTCAGGAGTTAGGTTCGATTAGCTTACGAATTAATGATTTTAATTGGGCAGGGAATCCGGGACTGTTTGATGGTTCCGCCATTCGCCCCGTTGTGCAGGGAGTAACTCGGTGA